A DNA window from Legionella sp. MW5194 contains the following coding sequences:
- a CDS encoding riboflavin synthase — protein MFTGLIEEKAQVISNEPASGGRRLCLHSPFKALQSGESIAVNGVCLTHQSEDALSLVFDVSPETLAKTTLGQLKTGDLVNLERAMLAHARFGGHYVSGHVDTTAGLATMKNVGDYYEIQVNEFDADARLYMLPKGSITLDGVSLTINTVTPNAIHLMLVPHTLKVTTLGNLKPGHRFNVEFDYLTRIVAHQLSISGQLKNEVYS, from the coding sequence ATGTTTACCGGACTTATAGAAGAAAAAGCGCAGGTCATAAGTAACGAACCGGCTTCGGGGGGCAGGCGCCTGTGCCTGCATTCGCCATTTAAAGCGCTGCAAAGCGGTGAGAGCATTGCAGTGAATGGCGTCTGTCTCACTCATCAGTCAGAGGACGCTTTAAGTCTGGTTTTTGATGTTTCACCCGAAACGCTGGCTAAAACAACCCTGGGCCAACTGAAAACAGGGGATTTAGTCAATCTCGAACGTGCCATGCTGGCGCATGCCCGGTTTGGCGGCCACTATGTCAGCGGCCACGTCGACACGACAGCCGGTTTGGCCACAATGAAAAATGTCGGTGACTATTATGAAATTCAGGTGAATGAGTTTGATGCGGATGCCCGGCTGTATATGCTCCCCAAAGGCAGTATTACCCTGGATGGTGTGAGTTTAACCATTAATACGGTCACCCCGAATGCCATTCATCTGATGCTGGTGCCGCATACACTCAAGGTGACGACCCTGGGAAACCTTAAACCCGGTCATCGTTTTAACGTGGAATTTGATTATTTGACTCGAATTGTTGCTCATCAACTCAGCATTTCGGGCCAGTTAAAGAATGAGGTTTATTCATGA
- a CDS encoding bifunctional 3,4-dihydroxy-2-butanone-4-phosphate synthase/GTP cyclohydrolase II yields MTSPFASIEHAIDTLKAGRMIMLLDDENRENEGDLVIAAQHATPEAINFMSRFGRGLICLPMAGELIDKLQLPMMATHNRSPYGTAFTVSIEAARGVSTGISANDRAHTIKVAIDAASSAADIISPGHVFPLRAKEGGVLKRQGQTEGSVDLARLAGLTPAAVICEIINDDGTMSRRDELAVFSQQHNIPMVTIRDLIDYRIRHETLVDAAAETTIPLQDHGPFSMTVFSNELDDAEHFALVKKPVVANQVPLVRIHSECITGDVFGSCKCDCGAQLQRSLSLIAKEGGVLIYLRQEGRGIGLANKLKAYALQDQGLDTVDANLKLGFPADNRDYAIGFQILKYLGIDVLRLITNNPQKLAGIRKFGLTISERVPLAIEPSNENRNYLKTKQTRLGHLMTVD; encoded by the coding sequence ATGACGAGTCCTTTTGCCAGTATTGAGCACGCAATCGACACTTTAAAGGCAGGGCGCATGATCATGCTCCTTGATGATGAAAACCGTGAAAACGAGGGGGATCTGGTGATTGCAGCGCAGCATGCCACGCCAGAAGCCATTAATTTCATGTCGCGATTTGGACGCGGTTTAATCTGCCTGCCCATGGCGGGTGAACTGATTGATAAATTGCAGTTGCCCATGATGGCCACCCATAATCGCTCGCCGTATGGCACGGCGTTCACCGTCTCCATAGAGGCTGCCCGCGGGGTGTCAACGGGCATTTCCGCCAATGATCGGGCCCACACCATTAAGGTCGCTATTGATGCGGCCAGCAGCGCGGCTGACATTATTTCCCCCGGGCATGTTTTTCCGTTGCGCGCGAAAGAAGGCGGTGTATTGAAACGTCAGGGCCAGACCGAGGGCAGCGTCGATCTGGCAAGGCTTGCCGGATTGACGCCGGCCGCGGTAATTTGTGAAATCATCAATGACGATGGCACCATGAGCCGCCGTGACGAACTCGCTGTTTTTTCACAACAACACAATATTCCCATGGTCACTATCCGCGACCTGATTGATTACCGCATACGCCATGAAACACTGGTGGATGCCGCCGCAGAAACCACCATTCCCCTGCAGGATCACGGGCCTTTTTCCATGACTGTTTTCAGCAACGAACTGGATGATGCCGAACATTTTGCCCTGGTAAAAAAGCCGGTGGTTGCCAATCAGGTGCCTTTGGTGCGCATTCATTCCGAGTGCATTACCGGGGACGTGTTTGGTTCCTGTAAATGCGATTGTGGCGCGCAATTGCAGCGTTCCTTAAGCCTGATTGCCAAAGAGGGTGGGGTGCTGATTTATTTGCGTCAGGAAGGACGTGGCATTGGTCTGGCCAATAAATTAAAAGCTTACGCCCTGCAGGATCAAGGTCTGGATACCGTGGATGCCAACTTAAAACTGGGATTTCCGGCCGACAACCGTGACTATGCTATCGGTTTTCAGATTCTTAAGTACTTAGGCATTGATGTTCTGCGCTTAATCACCAATAATCCGCAAAAACTTGCGGGCATCAGGAAATTTGGCTTAACCATCAGCGAGCGCGTGCCTTTAGCCATTGAGCCTTCAAACGAGAATCGTAACTATTTAAAGACCAAGCAAACCAGGCTGGGTCACTTAATGACTGTGGATTAG
- the ribH gene encoding 6,7-dimethyl-8-ribityllumazine synthase, with protein MKEIDETTAERSPSFPVALVVSQFNRDVTTELKKGAIERLLQAGFHDHDLLVVEVPGAVEIPLVAQRLAAKGQVQAIIALGAVIRGETTHYDYVCEQVSNGCQRVALDHNLPVVFGVLTTENDAQAWDRLGGSHGHKGQDAADCAIAMHTILKQL; from the coding sequence ATGAAAGAGATTGATGAAACAACGGCTGAACGCAGCCCTTCTTTTCCGGTGGCCTTAGTAGTAAGCCAGTTTAATCGTGACGTAACCACTGAATTAAAGAAAGGTGCGATTGAGCGTTTATTGCAGGCAGGATTCCATGACCATGATTTACTGGTTGTGGAGGTCCCGGGCGCTGTTGAAATTCCGCTGGTTGCCCAACGTCTCGCGGCAAAAGGGCAGGTGCAGGCCATTATTGCTCTGGGCGCTGTTATTCGCGGCGAAACCACGCATTATGACTATGTCTGCGAACAGGTCAGCAATGGCTGCCAGCGGGTAGCGCTGGATCATAACCTGCCCGTTGTTTTTGGGGTATTAACCACTGAAAATGACGCCCAGGCCTGGGATCGTCTGGGCGGCAGTCACGGCCATAAAGGACAGGATGCAGCCGATTGCGCGATAGCCATGCATACCATCCTCAAACAACTTTAA
- a CDS encoding CTP synthase codes for MTNYIFITGGVVSSLGKGIAAASLAAILEARGLSVTLIKLDPYINVDPGTMSPFQHGEVFVTHDGAETDLDLGHYERFVRTTMTKRNNFTTGKIYETVIKKERRGDYLGGTVQVIPHITNEIKRSIKMGAEGFDIAMIEIGGTVGDIESLPFLEAIRQMRMELGSQHALFIHLTLVPYIPTSGETKTKPTQHSVKELRSIGIQPDILICRSEKALSMSDREKIALFTNVEKEGVISLEDAKTIYQIPMILHEQGLDEIVVKKLNLELKPADLSEWKTVVEKQAMQNKTIKVAMVGKYTELNDAYKSINEALLHAGIHTQTKVEIVYIDAEQIEKQGVDQLREVDAILVPGGFGPRGIEGKIRAIQYAREQGVPFLGICLGMQTAVIEFARHVAGLTGANSTEFNNKTPHPVIGLISEWAEADGRINVRDEHTDLGGTMRLGAQACLLDPQSLAYRVYEKNDQIMERHRHRYEVNNQYIDQLTQAGLVISGRSGDKLLVEMIELPNHPWFIACQFHPEFTSTPRDGHPLFKQFVLAGRNHHQEKDKA; via the coding sequence ATGACAAATTATATCTTCATTACCGGCGGCGTAGTTTCTTCTTTGGGTAAAGGCATCGCAGCCGCTTCATTAGCCGCAATTCTTGAAGCACGCGGGTTAAGCGTTACCCTCATTAAGCTTGATCCCTACATTAACGTTGATCCTGGCACCATGAGCCCTTTCCAGCATGGGGAAGTGTTTGTGACGCATGATGGCGCAGAGACGGATCTTGATCTTGGCCATTATGAACGCTTTGTTCGTACAACCATGACGAAAAGGAATAACTTTACCACCGGGAAAATTTACGAGACAGTGATTAAAAAAGAACGGCGCGGGGATTACCTCGGGGGCACCGTTCAGGTTATTCCGCACATAACCAACGAAATCAAGCGTTCGATTAAGATGGGTGCGGAAGGCTTTGACATCGCCATGATCGAAATTGGCGGCACGGTCGGGGACATTGAATCCCTGCCTTTCCTGGAAGCCATTCGTCAGATGCGCATGGAGTTGGGAAGCCAGCATGCCCTGTTTATTCATCTGACCTTGGTTCCCTATATTCCTACCTCGGGAGAAACCAAGACCAAGCCTACCCAGCATTCCGTCAAGGAACTTCGTTCCATCGGCATACAGCCTGACATCCTTATCTGCCGTTCTGAAAAAGCATTGTCCATGAGTGATCGGGAAAAAATTGCCTTGTTCACCAACGTCGAAAAGGAAGGGGTTATTTCCCTTGAAGACGCCAAAACCATTTACCAGATTCCGATGATTCTGCATGAGCAGGGGTTGGATGAAATCGTAGTTAAAAAACTGAATCTTGAGTTAAAGCCTGCTGATTTAAGCGAGTGGAAAACGGTGGTTGAAAAGCAGGCCATGCAGAACAAGACCATTAAAGTCGCCATGGTGGGTAAATACACCGAATTGAATGACGCCTACAAATCCATTAATGAAGCCCTGTTGCACGCCGGTATTCATACCCAAACCAAAGTGGAGATTGTTTACATCGATGCCGAACAGATTGAAAAACAGGGAGTTGACCAGTTACGCGAGGTGGATGCCATTTTAGTACCGGGCGGTTTTGGCCCTCGAGGCATCGAAGGCAAAATTCGCGCTATTCAGTATGCGCGTGAGCAAGGCGTGCCTTTCCTGGGGATTTGCCTTGGCATGCAAACGGCTGTGATTGAGTTCGCCCGCCATGTTGCGGGATTGACGGGTGCCAATTCCACTGAATTCAACAACAAGACGCCTCATCCCGTCATTGGTTTAATCAGCGAATGGGCTGAAGCCGATGGCCGCATTAATGTCCGGGATGAACACACCGACCTCGGAGGCACCATGCGCCTTGGCGCCCAGGCGTGTTTGCTCGACCCTCAGTCGCTGGCTTACCGTGTTTATGAAAAGAACGATCAGATTATGGAACGTCATCGCCACCGTTATGAAGTCAATAATCAATACATTGACCAGTTGACTCAGGCTGGATTAGTTATTTCCGGACGTTCAGGAGACAAATTGCTGGTTGAAATGATTGAGCTGCCTAATCATCCCTGGTTTATTGCCTGCCAATTCCATCCCGAGTTTACCTCCACGCCGCGTGATGGCCATCCGCTGTTTAAGCAATTTGTATTGGCGGGACGTAACCACCACCAAGAAAAGGATAAAGCATGA
- the kdsA gene encoding 3-deoxy-8-phosphooctulonate synthase yields MNLCGFKAGLDAPLFLIAGPCVIESESMALETAGYLKELCQQLQLPFIYKSSFDKANRSSASSYRGPGFEKGLFILEKVKQQIGVPVLTDVHEDTPLLEVASVVDVLQTPAFLCRQTNFIQKVAAMNKPVNIKKGQFLSPWEMKHVVAKAKATGNEQIMVCERGVSFGYNNLVSDMRSLQIMRETQCPVIFDATHSVQLPGGNNGMSGGQREFVPVLARAATAAGISGLFMETHPDPDKALSDGPNTWPLDKMKPLLESLMALDRVFKRGPDLF; encoded by the coding sequence ATGAATTTATGTGGTTTTAAAGCCGGGCTGGATGCCCCGTTGTTTTTAATTGCGGGACCCTGTGTGATCGAAAGCGAGAGCATGGCGCTTGAGACTGCCGGGTATTTAAAGGAACTCTGTCAGCAATTGCAATTACCTTTTATTTACAAGTCGTCGTTTGATAAAGCCAACCGTTCGTCGGCGAGCAGCTACCGTGGACCCGGCTTTGAAAAAGGCTTGTTCATTCTGGAGAAAGTGAAGCAGCAAATCGGTGTGCCGGTATTAACCGACGTGCATGAAGATACCCCCTTACTGGAAGTGGCGAGCGTGGTTGATGTGTTGCAAACCCCTGCCTTTTTATGCCGCCAGACCAATTTTATTCAAAAAGTGGCCGCAATGAACAAGCCGGTCAATATTAAAAAGGGACAGTTCCTTTCGCCCTGGGAGATGAAGCATGTGGTGGCTAAAGCCAAAGCCACAGGCAACGAGCAAATCATGGTGTGTGAACGAGGCGTGAGCTTTGGTTATAACAACCTGGTTTCGGACATGCGCTCACTTCAGATCATGCGCGAAACCCAGTGCCCGGTGATTTTTGATGCGACCCACTCCGTGCAGTTGCCTGGCGGCAACAATGGCATGTCAGGCGGTCAGCGTGAGTTTGTGCCTGTATTAGCCAGAGCTGCAACGGCAGCGGGGATCTCAGGTCTTTTCATGGAAACTCACCCTGATCCGGACAAGGCGCTGAGTGACGGACCGAACACTTGGCCGCTCGATAAAATGAAGCCTTTACTGGAAAGTCTGATGGCCCTTGATCGGGTTTTTAAACGCGGTCCTGATTTGTTTTAA
- a CDS encoding outer membrane protein assembly factor BamD — translation MKQLKAVVLISLILFLGACSKWGRDDDDNGPYKGMSAKQLFDQSKDAIAKGQYQTASKRLEALESMYPFSEYAEQAQLDLIYAYYQNGDYASTAATADRFIHLYPRAQHVDYAYYMKGLANFNQPRGSFANVIPLDESMRDAGTQAQAYSDFAALIERFPNSRYKPNALQRMIYLRNTFAQRELNASKYFFERKKYVAAAERASYLVKNYPQAPAAQPGLVLLYKSNLALGLTKAAADALAVYNATYPNQPLNDSALS, via the coding sequence ATGAAACAATTAAAAGCGGTAGTCCTGATAAGCCTAATTTTATTTCTTGGTGCCTGTTCCAAATGGGGACGCGATGATGACGACAACGGCCCCTACAAGGGCATGAGCGCCAAACAGTTGTTTGATCAGTCAAAAGACGCGATTGCCAAAGGGCAGTATCAAACCGCTTCCAAACGCCTCGAAGCCCTGGAATCCATGTACCCCTTCAGTGAATACGCTGAGCAGGCGCAACTGGATTTGATCTATGCCTACTACCAAAATGGTGATTACGCATCGACTGCAGCGACGGCAGACCGCTTTATTCACCTTTATCCGCGCGCCCAGCACGTGGATTATGCCTACTACATGAAAGGTCTGGCTAACTTTAATCAACCTCGCGGCTCTTTTGCCAATGTTATCCCCCTCGATGAATCCATGCGGGATGCAGGCACCCAGGCGCAGGCTTACAGTGATTTTGCGGCATTAATCGAACGTTTTCCCAACAGCCGTTATAAACCCAATGCCTTGCAGCGCATGATTTATTTAAGAAATACTTTTGCGCAAAGAGAACTGAATGCATCGAAATATTTCTTTGAGCGTAAAAAATACGTGGCCGCGGCCGAGCGTGCGAGCTATTTAGTCAAAAACTACCCGCAGGCGCCTGCCGCTCAGCCGGGGTTGGTGTTGCTGTATAAATCCAATCTGGCTTTGGGATTAACAAAAGCAGCGGCTGATGCCCTGGCAGTTTACAATGCCACATACCCGAACCAACCCCTCAATGACAGCGCGCTCAGTTAA
- a CDS encoding recombination-associated protein RdgC → MWFSNALVYNYELNEPVDFNAALSEERLKPCPPHARFIYGWLPAYQDELVQEVAGVNHFCLGKEERILPRGVINRLLAEKVQALETQQGRSIKRAEKAQLAEDLEFELLPKSFCVQKRLPALLDTSCQRLIINTASENQASQLLALLRKSIPGIQLEPLFHPENLAARFAEWISEPGSLPSPFQLASDCLLFSPGDEKKRVNCKGYELPAEEIITLLSQGLVAAEISLIWNERIQLTLTHELTFKRLKCLDYLIDEFNDISQLEENYMQRDAALTLLCGELRALTNDLMNGLQQKSTNAIAPSLEKEAFPA, encoded by the coding sequence ATGTGGTTTAGTAATGCCCTCGTCTATAACTACGAATTAAACGAACCCGTCGATTTCAATGCCGCGCTGAGTGAAGAACGGTTAAAACCCTGCCCGCCCCATGCCCGATTTATTTATGGCTGGCTGCCGGCTTATCAGGATGAACTGGTTCAGGAAGTGGCCGGTGTCAATCACTTTTGCCTGGGTAAAGAAGAGCGTATCCTGCCGCGAGGCGTCATCAACCGTCTCCTGGCTGAAAAAGTCCAGGCTCTGGAAACGCAGCAGGGCCGTTCGATCAAACGCGCTGAAAAAGCCCAATTGGCAGAAGATCTTGAGTTTGAACTACTGCCCAAATCGTTTTGTGTCCAAAAACGGTTGCCCGCCCTGCTTGATACAAGCTGCCAGCGTCTCATTATCAACACGGCCAGCGAAAATCAAGCGTCCCAACTCCTTGCGCTGCTGCGCAAATCAATACCCGGAATTCAGCTGGAGCCCTTGTTTCACCCCGAAAATTTAGCGGCACGTTTTGCTGAATGGATTTCGGAGCCGGGTTCTTTACCAAGCCCCTTCCAGTTAGCGTCTGACTGCTTGCTTTTTTCACCAGGTGATGAAAAAAAGCGCGTCAATTGCAAAGGCTATGAGTTACCGGCCGAAGAGATTATCACGCTGTTATCACAGGGTTTGGTCGCCGCTGAAATTTCATTAATCTGGAATGAGCGCATTCAATTGACGCTGACCCATGAATTGACCTTCAAACGCTTGAAATGCCTGGATTACCTGATTGATGAATTCAATGACATCAGTCAACTTGAAGAAAACTACATGCAACGCGACGCTGCCCTCACGTTATTATGTGGCGAATTACGTGCCTTAACCAATGACCTGATGAATGGACTTCAGCAAAAATCCACAAACGCAATTGCCCCATCCCTCGAAAAAGAAGCGTTTCCCGCCTAG